One stretch of Aeromicrobium fastidiosum DNA includes these proteins:
- a CDS encoding TrkH family potassium uptake protein gives MLRPRRLSLPAAIAHPVRLLPLTFFALILVGTLLLLLPVARSGGQAPGFMPAFFTSTSAVTVTGLATVDTSTYWSPAGQGIILALVEIGGLGIVALATVLGLFIGGRLGLRTRLVAQADMHVVNIGEVRPLFKRVAITMVFFQFVTALVLTIRYRAAYFDDLPTALWHGVFDAVMAFNNAGFSLNSDSLVGYAGDGLIIIPISMAVFIGAIGFPVLAELFSGWRTPSRWTIHTRLTVWGSIGLLIFAALTFLLLEWNNPDTLGGAGFWHKVVTGVEGGIMPRSGGLNSFDWGSVRPETLNIGIIMMFIGGGSASTAGGIKITTFLLLAYVIWAELRGDPDVAVGARRISARVVRTALTIALLAVMLVTTTTFLVMLMTDYDFDQVLFECTSAFATVGLSTGITPDLPVDAQCVIIVLMFLGRVGTIAAAGALVLRRRMPRYQLPEEQPIIG, from the coding sequence GTGCTGCGACCCCGGAGGCTGTCTCTGCCTGCTGCGATCGCCCACCCCGTGCGGCTGCTGCCCCTGACGTTCTTCGCCCTGATCCTGGTCGGCACCCTGCTGCTCCTGCTGCCCGTGGCCCGGTCGGGTGGGCAGGCCCCCGGCTTCATGCCGGCGTTCTTCACGTCGACGTCGGCCGTCACGGTGACGGGCCTCGCGACGGTCGACACCTCGACCTACTGGTCTCCCGCCGGGCAGGGCATCATCCTCGCGCTGGTCGAGATCGGCGGGCTCGGCATCGTGGCCCTCGCGACGGTGCTGGGGCTGTTCATCGGCGGACGCCTCGGGCTCCGCACCCGACTGGTCGCCCAGGCCGACATGCACGTCGTCAACATCGGCGAGGTGCGCCCCCTGTTCAAGCGGGTGGCGATCACGATGGTCTTCTTCCAGTTCGTGACGGCGCTCGTGCTGACGATCCGCTACCGCGCGGCGTACTTCGACGACCTGCCGACGGCGCTGTGGCACGGCGTGTTCGACGCCGTCATGGCGTTCAACAACGCCGGGTTCTCGCTCAACAGCGACAGTCTCGTCGGGTATGCGGGCGACGGGCTGATCATCATCCCGATCTCGATGGCGGTGTTCATCGGGGCGATCGGGTTCCCGGTGCTGGCCGAGCTGTTCAGCGGCTGGCGCACCCCGTCGCGATGGACGATCCACACCAGGCTCACGGTCTGGGGATCGATCGGCCTGCTGATCTTCGCGGCGCTGACGTTCCTGCTGCTGGAGTGGAACAACCCCGACACCCTCGGCGGTGCGGGCTTCTGGCACAAGGTCGTGACCGGCGTCGAGGGCGGCATCATGCCGCGATCGGGCGGCCTCAACAGCTTCGACTGGGGATCGGTCCGGCCCGAGACGCTCAACATCGGCATCATCATGATGTTCATCGGCGGTGGTAGCGCCAGCACGGCCGGCGGCATCAAGATCACGACCTTCCTGCTGCTCGCGTACGTCATCTGGGCCGAGCTGCGCGGTGACCCCGATGTCGCCGTGGGGGCGCGACGCATCAGCGCCCGCGTCGTCCGCACGGCTCTCACGATCGCGCTGCTCGCGGTGATGCTCGTGACCACGACGACGTTCCTCGTGATGCTCATGACCGACTACGACTTCGACCAGGTGCTGTTCGAGTGCACCTCGGCCTTCGCGACGGTCGGGCTCAGCACCGGCATCACGCCTGATCTGCCGGTGGACGCCCAGTGCGTCATCATCGTGCTGATGTTCCTCGGACGCGTCGGCACGATCGCCGCGGCGGGGGCCCTGGTGCTGCGGCGTAGGATGCCGCGGTACCAACTTCCCGAGGAGCAACCGATCATTGGCTAA
- the glf gene encoding UDP-galactopyranose mutase: MTAATGAPDLLVVGSGFFGLTIAERCATELGLTVQVIDRRPHIGGNAYSEADPETGIEVHRYGAHLFHTSNRRVWEYVNRFTDFTPYQHRVYTTFRGEVFPMPINLGTINQFQRAAYSPDEARAWVTEQAAQITHAPTNLEEKAISLIGRPLYEAFIQGYTAKQWQTDPRELGADIISRLPVRYTYDNRYFSDTYEGLPVDGYTAWIERMADHPNITVTLDTDFFDETQPFNKLACVGTTPVVYTGPVDRYFDGVHGDLSWRTLDFETEVLPTGDFQGTPVMNYADTDVTHTRVHEFRHFHPERDHPADQTVIMREFSRAAEADDEPYYPVNTPQDRERLLAYRELAKGETDVLFGGRLGTYQYLDMHMAIGSALSMFDNLIAPHFTDGVPLTGPALDDHGI; this comes from the coding sequence GTGACCGCAGCGACCGGAGCACCCGACCTGCTGGTCGTCGGGTCCGGCTTCTTCGGCCTGACGATCGCCGAGCGCTGCGCGACCGAGCTGGGGCTCACGGTGCAGGTCATCGACCGTCGACCGCACATCGGGGGCAACGCCTACAGCGAGGCCGATCCCGAGACGGGCATCGAGGTGCACCGCTACGGCGCCCACCTGTTCCACACCTCCAACCGCCGGGTGTGGGAGTACGTCAACCGGTTCACCGACTTCACGCCCTACCAGCACCGCGTCTACACGACGTTCCGTGGCGAGGTCTTCCCGATGCCGATCAACCTCGGCACGATCAACCAGTTCCAGCGCGCCGCCTACTCCCCCGACGAGGCACGCGCCTGGGTCACCGAGCAGGCCGCCCAGATCACGCACGCCCCGACCAACCTCGAGGAGAAGGCAATCTCGCTGATCGGCCGCCCCCTGTACGAGGCGTTCATCCAGGGCTACACCGCCAAGCAGTGGCAGACCGACCCGCGTGAGCTGGGCGCCGACATCATCAGCCGGCTCCCCGTGCGCTACACGTACGACAACCGCTACTTCTCCGACACCTACGAGGGCCTGCCGGTCGACGGCTACACCGCGTGGATCGAGCGGATGGCCGACCACCCGAACATCACGGTGACCCTCGACACCGACTTCTTCGACGAGACCCAGCCCTTCAACAAGCTGGCATGCGTGGGCACCACTCCCGTCGTGTACACGGGCCCGGTCGACCGTTACTTCGACGGCGTCCACGGCGACCTCTCGTGGCGCACGCTCGACTTCGAGACCGAGGTGCTGCCGACGGGCGACTTCCAGGGCACGCCGGTCATGAACTACGCCGACACCGACGTCACCCACACCCGGGTGCACGAGTTCCGGCACTTCCACCCCGAGCGCGACCACCCCGCCGACCAGACCGTCATCATGCGCGAGTTCAGCCGCGCCGCCGAGGCCGACGACGAGCCGTACTACCCCGTCAACACCCCGCAGGACCGCGAACGGCTGCTGGCCTACCGCGAGCTCGCCAAGGGCGAGACCGACGTGCTGTTCGGCGGACGCCTCGGCACGTACCAGTACCTCGACATGCACATGGCGATCGGCTCGGCGCTCAGCATGTTCGACAACCTCATCGCGCCCCACTTCACCGACGGCGTACCCCTCACCGGGCCCGCCCTCGACGACCATGGCATCTGA
- a CDS encoding Dps family protein: MTSLDTQIPSDLATTSEIAAGVAQFLSPVVRDLEALVVNGKQAHWHVRGGSFVGVHETLDQVVAHAQDYADTAAERVVALGLPVDARLHTVAAQSTLPQLADGFQSWQDTAAAVVRQIDAALVTVRAAVTGLDDIDLSSQDVAIEIERGLTKDRWFLQAHLAA, encoded by the coding sequence ATGACTTCACTTGACACGCAGATCCCGTCCGACCTCGCCACGACGTCCGAGATCGCCGCGGGTGTCGCCCAGTTCCTCAGCCCCGTCGTCCGTGACCTCGAGGCCCTCGTCGTCAACGGCAAGCAGGCGCACTGGCACGTCCGCGGCGGCAGCTTCGTCGGCGTCCACGAGACCCTCGACCAGGTCGTCGCGCACGCGCAGGACTACGCCGACACCGCCGCCGAGCGCGTCGTCGCCCTGGGCCTGCCCGTCGACGCCCGCCTGCACACCGTCGCCGCCCAGTCGACGCTGCCCCAGCTGGCCGACGGCTTCCAGTCGTGGCAGGACACCGCAGCCGCCGTCGTGCGCCAGATCGACGCCGCCCTCGTCACGGTGCGCGCGGCCGTCACGGGTCTCGACGACATCGACCTGAGCAGCCAGGACGTCGCGATCGAGATCGAGCGGGGCCTGACCAAGGACCGCTGGTTCCTCCAGGCGCACCTCGCCGCCTGA
- a CDS encoding SIP domain-containing protein, whose protein sequence is MRSHRRRLPTEHVLLAGDLGDVVAIEAALAWLPADAYGQVLVEAGADDALPLFRAPLRVTVHRIRRSAEGHGVAAGRAVAAWVEEWMPDEPDERRLVSIWVGQRVEPGCPHISALVERL, encoded by the coding sequence GTGAGATCCCATCGACGCCGCCTGCCGACCGAGCACGTGCTGCTGGCCGGCGACCTCGGCGATGTGGTCGCGATCGAGGCCGCGCTCGCGTGGCTGCCGGCCGATGCGTACGGCCAGGTGCTGGTCGAGGCCGGAGCGGACGACGCGCTGCCGCTGTTCCGTGCGCCGCTGCGCGTCACGGTGCACCGCATCCGCCGCTCCGCCGAGGGGCACGGTGTCGCCGCCGGTCGCGCGGTGGCCGCGTGGGTCGAGGAATGGATGCCCGACGAGCCCGACGAGCGTCGCCTCGTCAGCATCTGGGTCGGCCAGCGGGTCGAGCCCGGCTGCCCGCACATCAGCGCGCTGGTCGAGCGGCTCTGA
- a CDS encoding glycosyltransferase: protein MTSAAGNIAIAIVTYNRSTFLKELLASAAAMDTPPFRIVVVDNASTDDTQDVIAAATTDFADGVLVNHRLATNTGGSGGFSEGTRVALELGADWVWLMDDDVEILPDAIEQFAPWMQRFQVIHGRRYDFDGTPFYWQAKFNEFLGVPLPYSGKQFGREGYAITNSGTFEGMLIHADVVRVIGLPDPRFFISWDDAAYAWLAAQHTDVVYVDAFVLKRKREQKQVNLGIRHLNDGSPLFRFHVIRNRAYVGKYFAEHGKLNRFGFGLGTALTLAKEVFRLLVVQHTLKGLGDLVRGFRANRALWRDDTWRPMDPADVPAPLTPGTGTGTGGPS, encoded by the coding sequence GTGACTTCGGCTGCCGGCAACATCGCCATCGCGATCGTGACGTACAACCGGTCGACCTTCCTCAAGGAGCTGCTGGCCAGCGCCGCGGCGATGGACACCCCGCCGTTCCGCATCGTCGTGGTCGACAACGCCAGCACCGACGACACGCAGGACGTCATCGCCGCAGCGACGACCGACTTCGCCGACGGCGTGCTCGTCAACCACCGGCTCGCGACCAACACCGGCGGATCGGGCGGCTTCAGCGAGGGCACCCGCGTCGCCCTCGAGCTGGGTGCCGACTGGGTCTGGCTGATGGACGACGACGTCGAGATCCTCCCCGACGCGATCGAGCAGTTCGCCCCGTGGATGCAGCGGTTCCAGGTCATCCACGGTCGCCGCTACGACTTCGACGGCACACCGTTCTACTGGCAGGCCAAGTTCAACGAGTTCCTCGGCGTGCCTCTGCCCTACAGCGGCAAGCAGTTCGGCCGTGAGGGCTACGCGATCACCAACTCCGGCACGTTCGAGGGCATGCTGATCCACGCCGACGTCGTCCGCGTGATCGGCCTGCCCGATCCGCGCTTCTTCATCTCGTGGGACGACGCCGCGTACGCGTGGCTCGCCGCGCAGCACACCGACGTGGTCTACGTCGACGCCTTCGTGCTCAAGCGCAAGCGCGAGCAGAAGCAGGTCAACCTCGGCATCCGGCACCTCAACGACGGCAGCCCGCTGTTCCGCTTCCACGTCATCCGCAACCGCGCCTACGTCGGCAAGTACTTCGCCGAGCACGGCAAGCTCAACCGGTTCGGCTTCGGTCTCGGCACGGCGCTGACGCTGGCCAAGGAGGTCTTCCGGCTCCTCGTCGTCCAGCACACCCTGAAGGGCCTTGGCGACCTCGTCCGCGGATTCCGCGCCAACCGGGCGCTGTGGCGCGACGACACGTGGCGTCCCATGGACCCCGCCGACGTCCCCGCACCGCTGACACCCGGCACCGGCACCGGCACCGGCGGCCCGTCGTGA
- a CDS encoding potassium channel family protein: MAKDRNTSPTAPVIVLGLGRFGTAVARSLVQLGHDVLAVDERADIVQKYASDFTHVVAADTTDTEALRQIGAEQFQVAVVGIGTDIEASVLTVLGLLDLGVKEVWAKAISGKHAAILERVGATHVIRPESQMGKRVAHMVTGTMTDFIEFDEGFAIARTRAPSRACGKTLQDAKLRADYGVTIVAIKSRGSDFTYAQATTQVFEGDELIVSGPTTKVEAFCALS; this comes from the coding sequence TTGGCTAAGGACCGCAACACCTCTCCGACCGCCCCGGTCATCGTGCTCGGGCTCGGTCGCTTCGGCACGGCCGTGGCGCGTTCGTTGGTGCAGCTGGGCCACGACGTGCTCGCGGTCGACGAGCGGGCCGACATCGTGCAGAAGTACGCCAGCGACTTCACGCACGTCGTCGCCGCCGACACGACCGACACCGAGGCGCTGCGCCAGATCGGCGCCGAGCAGTTCCAGGTCGCGGTCGTCGGCATCGGCACCGACATCGAGGCGAGCGTCCTGACGGTGCTGGGCCTGCTCGACCTCGGCGTCAAGGAGGTCTGGGCCAAGGCCATCAGCGGCAAGCACGCGGCGATCCTCGAGCGCGTGGGCGCCACCCACGTCATCCGCCCCGAGTCGCAGATGGGCAAGCGGGTCGCCCACATGGTCACGGGCACCATGACCGACTTCATCGAGTTCGACGAGGGCTTCGCGATCGCCCGCACCCGCGCACCCTCCCGCGCCTGCGGCAAGACGCTGCAGGACGCCAAGCTGCGCGCCGACTACGGTGTCACGATCGTCGCGATCAAGTCGCGGGGCAGCGACTTCACGTACGCGCAGGCCACGACGCAGGTCTTCGAGGGAGACGAGCTCATCGTGTCGGGTCCCACGACCAAGGTCGAGGCGTTCTGCGCGCTGTCCTGA
- a CDS encoding CDP-glycerol glycerophosphotransferase family protein: protein MVSPVRTVQAALSRLGRSDELPAFAATVGGLVLATLCAAAGLEIAALVLLLVSVVGELFFERRSTPPAILLGQASFGIPMRFVLRLVVALVVSEHIDSVEAWRAVAVMGVVEVVVLCARALHDTYREVGPLKPMQTRNIPGATRIHETPPRRIAEVVASQLLVLAPALLGAPWWLVVVLAAVGVAVVVRVSVPDMRASWTMRQQKRATGFTGPLRQIQDFLDDYRPEVVVHLSGPDTAAYQINTWLEALESLDRRVFIVLRDPPLFGRMAATAIPTLELRDPGELLMLDFSAARIALYPSNTGNNIHLLRLPTLMSAFIGHGDSDKSASNNPFSRAYDELWVAGEAGADRYRRSGLGIHEGQYRYVGRPQVHAISREPALGADEVPTVLYAPTWEGVNLDQEYSSVSAVGVRVVEALLAAEPPVRVVFKSHPFTGQRDAKYRFVLARIAGLIDDAAARTGIDHRVVKGGSINEWFNRATALVTDISSVVSDFLASEKPYAVFNHTDLDDEAFRAEFPSTGAGTTIGRDGRGIAEFIDVVTQVAPDQHAERRAELATYLLGPQEHRSLESFQAAIDAMIARSEADRAAYRDGTPTSEIPVTDEPGLL, encoded by the coding sequence ATGGTCTCGCCCGTCCGCACCGTCCAAGCGGCACTCTCCCGGCTGGGCAGGTCTGACGAGCTTCCCGCCTTCGCAGCGACCGTCGGCGGTCTCGTGCTCGCGACGCTGTGTGCCGCCGCGGGCCTGGAGATCGCCGCCCTCGTGCTGCTGCTCGTCTCGGTCGTCGGCGAGCTGTTCTTCGAGCGGCGCTCGACGCCGCCGGCGATCCTGCTGGGACAGGCGTCCTTCGGCATCCCGATGCGGTTCGTGCTGCGCCTCGTCGTGGCGCTCGTCGTGAGCGAGCACATCGACTCGGTCGAGGCATGGCGCGCCGTCGCCGTGATGGGCGTCGTGGAGGTCGTGGTGCTGTGCGCCCGCGCGCTGCACGACACCTACCGCGAGGTCGGCCCGCTCAAGCCCATGCAGACCCGCAACATCCCCGGCGCCACCCGCATCCACGAGACGCCGCCGCGTCGCATCGCCGAGGTCGTGGCGAGCCAGCTGCTCGTGCTCGCCCCGGCCCTGCTGGGTGCCCCGTGGTGGCTCGTCGTGGTGCTCGCCGCGGTGGGCGTCGCCGTGGTCGTGCGCGTGTCGGTCCCCGACATGCGGGCGTCGTGGACGATGCGCCAGCAGAAGCGCGCGACGGGGTTCACCGGTCCCCTGCGCCAGATCCAGGACTTCCTCGACGACTACCGCCCCGAGGTCGTCGTTCACCTCAGCGGGCCCGACACGGCGGCGTACCAGATCAACACGTGGCTCGAGGCGCTCGAGTCGCTCGACCGCCGGGTCTTCATCGTCCTGCGCGATCCGCCGCTGTTCGGGCGCATGGCCGCCACGGCGATCCCGACGCTCGAGCTGCGCGATCCCGGCGAGCTCCTGATGCTCGACTTCAGCGCAGCCCGCATCGCGCTCTACCCGTCCAACACCGGCAACAACATCCACCTGCTGCGCCTGCCGACGCTGATGAGCGCGTTCATCGGCCACGGCGACAGCGACAAGAGCGCGTCGAACAACCCGTTCTCCCGCGCGTACGACGAGCTGTGGGTCGCGGGCGAGGCCGGTGCCGACCGCTACCGTCGCTCAGGGCTCGGCATCCACGAGGGCCAGTACCGCTACGTCGGACGTCCGCAGGTGCACGCCATCTCGCGCGAGCCGGCGCTCGGTGCCGACGAGGTGCCGACCGTGCTGTACGCGCCGACGTGGGAGGGGGTCAACCTCGACCAGGAGTACTCCTCGGTGTCGGCAGTCGGCGTGCGGGTCGTCGAGGCGCTGCTCGCCGCGGAGCCGCCCGTGCGCGTCGTGTTCAAATCGCACCCGTTCACGGGACAGCGCGACGCCAAGTACCGCTTCGTCCTGGCCCGGATCGCCGGACTCATCGATGACGCCGCGGCGCGCACCGGCATCGACCACCGGGTCGTCAAGGGCGGCTCGATCAACGAGTGGTTCAACCGGGCCACGGCGCTCGTGACCGACATCTCGAGCGTCGTCAGCGACTTCCTCGCCAGCGAGAAGCCGTATGCGGTGTTCAACCACACCGATCTCGACGACGAGGCGTTCCGGGCGGAGTTCCCGTCGACGGGGGCCGGCACGACGATCGGCCGCGACGGGCGGGGCATCGCGGAGTTCATCGACGTCGTCACGCAGGTTGCCCCCGACCAGCACGCGGAGCGCCGCGCCGAGCTGGCCACATACCTGCTCGGGCCGCAGGAGCACCGGTCGCTGGAGTCGTTCCAGGCGGCGATCGACGCCATGATCGCCCGCTCGGAGGCCGATCGCGCCGCGTACCGCGACGGCACGCCCACCAGCGAGATCCCCGTGACCGACGAGCCCGGTCTGCTCTGA
- a CDS encoding protealysin inhibitor emfourin yields the protein MDELPFVITVARTGGFAGLRREWSIEVAVPQDADRWRPIVEACPWDDLDGDRDVTADGFVYAVSVADHAAVVPERELDGPWRQLVDEVRRSAEA from the coding sequence ATGGACGAGCTGCCCTTCGTCATCACGGTCGCGCGGACGGGAGGCTTCGCCGGACTGCGTCGCGAGTGGTCGATCGAGGTCGCGGTGCCGCAGGACGCCGATCGCTGGCGTCCCATCGTCGAGGCCTGCCCGTGGGATGACCTCGACGGCGACCGCGATGTCACGGCCGACGGGTTCGTCTACGCCGTGAGCGTGGCCGACCACGCGGCCGTCGTCCCGGAGCGCGAGCTCGACGGGCCGTGGCGCCAGCTGGTCGACGAGGTCAGACGATCCGCCGAGGCGTGA
- a CDS encoding M4 family metallopeptidase produces MAHGIVPPYLLRHLSELDRDDLRAATEAAHRTLLAPSPPRPAPRTALPESPRTVAPTSPDRTISDAAGAETLPGDVVRREGDEPTGDLAADEAYDGLGATYALLAEVFGRASIDGAGLPLLATVHYGQQYDNAFWDGEQMVFGDGDGQVFGRFTASLSVIGHELAHGVTQHTAALVYEGQSGALNESISDVFGALVEQHSRGQSAAEASWLIGEGLFTDQVEGSALRSMKAPGTAYDDDVLGKDPQPATMADYVDTTDDNGGVHLNSGIPNHAFYLVATALGGHAWDAAGPIWYDTISGDLPATATFEQFGAATAAAATARFGDGSREHRAVREAWSTVGLSIGDTDTDPAGPAR; encoded by the coding sequence ATGGCTCACGGCATCGTCCCGCCCTACCTGCTGAGGCACCTATCCGAGCTCGACCGCGACGACCTGCGGGCGGCCACCGAGGCGGCGCACCGCACGCTGCTGGCGCCGTCGCCGCCGCGTCCGGCCCCTCGCACCGCCCTGCCAGAGTCGCCCCGGACGGTCGCCCCGACGTCGCCCGACCGCACGATCAGCGACGCGGCCGGTGCCGAGACGCTGCCCGGCGACGTCGTCCGGCGCGAGGGCGACGAGCCCACGGGCGACCTCGCGGCCGACGAGGCCTACGACGGCCTGGGCGCGACGTACGCGCTGCTCGCCGAGGTCTTCGGCCGAGCGTCGATCGACGGTGCCGGCCTGCCCCTGCTCGCGACGGTGCACTACGGGCAGCAGTACGACAACGCCTTCTGGGACGGCGAGCAGATGGTGTTCGGCGACGGCGACGGCCAGGTGTTCGGCCGGTTCACGGCGTCGTTGTCGGTCATCGGGCACGAGCTGGCGCACGGTGTCACCCAGCACACCGCCGCGCTCGTCTACGAGGGGCAGTCGGGCGCGCTGAACGAGTCGATCTCGGACGTGTTCGGTGCACTGGTCGAGCAGCACTCCCGCGGTCAGAGTGCCGCGGAGGCCTCGTGGCTGATCGGCGAGGGGCTGTTCACCGACCAGGTCGAGGGCAGCGCGCTGCGCTCGATGAAGGCACCCGGCACGGCGTACGACGACGACGTCCTCGGCAAGGACCCGCAGCCGGCCACGATGGCCGACTACGTCGACACCACCGACGACAACGGCGGCGTGCACCTCAACTCGGGCATCCCCAACCACGCGTTCTACCTCGTCGCGACGGCGCTCGGCGGCCACGCCTGGGACGCGGCCGGACCGATCTGGTACGACACGATCAGCGGCGACCTGCCGGCGACCGCGACGTTCGAGCAGTTCGGTGCCGCGACGGCAGCCGCCGCAACAGCGCGGTTCGGCGACGGCTCGCGCGAGCACCGAGCTGTCCGCGAGGCGTGGTCGACGGTGGGCCTGTCGATCGGCGACACTGACACCGACCCCGCGGGCCCCGCCCGCTGA
- a CDS encoding CDP-glycerol glycerophosphotransferase family protein — protein sequence MASEARVGLVHRLRIWAIGRLRRSRFLPSGMPDKLTDEPRLGRPFAQQVMLYFPTTLDSLYQLRPWFHALNAVDAAHGLVCVFKDSRTARVVRDETGLDCVTLARYGQLDEILSLSDVKLALYVNHDPINFESLRFTSMVHVYLGHGDSDKGVSVSNQVKAYDLCFLAGQAALDRTASAVMLYDAAARSVLIGQPQLDAAPSVVPQPDPSRPTVLYAPTWEASQPSVSYGSLETHGVALVRALSGRYRVVYRPHPLNGVIRASYAAADAVVRELVDRVDTDVPIEQSFADADLLVTDVSAVTLSWLPTGRPLLVTTPTVPYPPSALMDVVPQLAPDAAFAEVVSAHLASDPAGPARAALVEHYLGDPTPGVATARFVAACGDAIDLRDREWAARRAAGATGP from the coding sequence ATGGCATCTGAGGCGCGGGTCGGGCTCGTCCACCGACTGCGCATCTGGGCGATCGGCCGGCTGCGCCGTTCACGGTTCCTGCCGTCCGGCATGCCCGACAAGCTGACCGACGAGCCGCGCCTCGGACGTCCGTTCGCCCAGCAGGTCATGCTCTACTTCCCGACGACGCTCGACAGCCTCTACCAGCTGCGGCCGTGGTTCCACGCGTTGAACGCCGTCGACGCCGCCCACGGTCTCGTGTGCGTGTTCAAGGACTCGCGCACGGCACGCGTCGTGCGCGACGAGACAGGCCTCGACTGCGTCACGCTGGCCCGCTACGGCCAGCTCGACGAGATCCTGTCGCTGTCGGACGTCAAGCTCGCCCTCTACGTCAACCACGACCCGATCAACTTCGAGAGCCTGCGCTTCACGTCGATGGTCCACGTCTACCTCGGGCACGGTGACAGCGACAAGGGCGTCTCGGTGTCCAACCAGGTCAAGGCGTACGACCTGTGCTTCCTGGCCGGGCAGGCCGCCCTCGACCGCACGGCGTCGGCCGTCATGCTCTACGACGCGGCGGCCCGCAGCGTGCTGATCGGGCAGCCGCAGCTCGACGCCGCGCCCTCGGTCGTCCCGCAGCCCGACCCGTCCCGTCCGACGGTGCTGTACGCGCCGACGTGGGAGGCCTCGCAGCCGTCGGTGTCGTACGGCTCCCTCGAGACCCACGGTGTCGCCCTGGTCCGCGCGCTGTCGGGCCGCTATCGCGTCGTCTACCGGCCTCACCCGCTCAACGGCGTGATCCGGGCGTCGTACGCCGCGGCCGACGCAGTCGTCCGCGAGCTCGTCGACCGCGTCGACACCGACGTGCCGATCGAGCAGTCGTTCGCCGATGCCGACCTGCTCGTGACCGACGTGTCCGCGGTGACCTTGAGCTGGCTACCCACGGGCCGGCCGCTGCTGGTGACGACGCCCACGGTGCCGTACCCGCCCAGTGCCCTGATGGACGTCGTGCCGCAGCTGGCACCCGACGCAGCCTTCGCCGAGGTCGTCTCCGCCCACCTCGCGTCCGACCCTGCCGGCCCGGCCCGAGCGGCGCTCGTCGAGCACTACCTCGGCGACCCCACGCCCGGCGTCGCGACCGCACGGTTCGTCGCCGCGTGCGGCGACGCGATCGACCTGCGCGACCGCGAGTGGGCCGCCCGCCGTGCCGCCGGGGCCACCGGGCCCTGA